In Parasteatoda tepidariorum isolate YZ-2023 chromosome 2, CAS_Ptep_4.0, whole genome shotgun sequence, one DNA window encodes the following:
- the LOC107453491 gene encoding zinc transporter SLC39A7-like — MKINMKLAFLFLIVAVAYVTAEPEPEPHDDKKVIVIKDKSEHHHHHHHHHHHHHKHGHEHKHGHEHKHGHEHKHGHDHKHEHGHKHEHGHKHEHGHKHEHGHKHAHAHKHGHEHKHGHEHKHGHEHKHDHAHKHGHEHKHGHEHKHEHGHKHGHAHKHEHGHKHGHHHHHGHKHEHGHKHEHGHKHGHGHKHEHGHKHGHEHKHGHEHKHGHEHGHKHGHAHKHGHEHGHKHGHEHKHGHAHKHGHEHGHKHGHEHKHGHGHKHEHGHKHGHEHKHGHEHKHGHGHKHEHGHKHGHEHKHGHGHKHGHHHGHHHGHKHQHKWHGIIHGHGLDAGHGLNVESHGFEQPEAEIHHGLDIEPEGIHAEGLDVEAEPESVEAEPHHQEEPEHVGFNIESFGHDEPIVGFNSEIKHEPLFAGGHGVTHEYRHFGHGSGLTNPLFSKLGGFHANFPEIKRKDAIVQ, encoded by the exons ATGAAGATCAATATGAAATTAGCGTTTTTGTTCCTGATTGTTGCTGTGGCTTACGTTACAGCTGAACCAGAACCTGAACC acaTGATGACAAGAAAGTAATAGTTATTAAAGACAAAAGTGAACACCACCATCACCACCACCATCATCACCATCACCACCATAAGCATGGACACGAACATAAGCATGGTCATGAACACAAGCATGGTCATGAACACAAGCATGGGCATGATCACAAACACGAGCATGGACATAAACACGAGCATGGCCACAAACACGAACATGGTCACAAACACGAACATGGTCACAAGCATGCTCACGCTCATAAGCATGGCCACGAACATAAACATGGACATGAACATAAGCACGGACATGAACATAAACATGATCACGCTCATAAACATGGCCATGAACACAAACATGGACATGAACATAAACACGAACATGGACACAAACATGGTCATGCACATAAACATGAACACGGACACAAACATGGTCACCATCATCATCATGGACACAAGCACGAGCACGGTCACAAACACGAACATGGACATAAACATGGTCATGGACACAAACATGAACACGGTCACAAGCACGGTCATGAACACAAGCATGGTCACGAACATAAGCATGGCCACGAACATGGTCACAAACACGGTCATGCCCATAAGCATGGTCATGAGCACGGACATAAACATGGACATGAACACAAACACGGTCACGCTCATAAACACGGTCATGAACACGGTCACAAGCACGGTCACGAGCACAAGCATGGTCATGGACATAAACACGAGCACGGTCACAAACACGGACATGAACACAAGCACGGTCATGAACACAAACACGGTCATGGTCACAAACACGAGCACGGACACAAGCACGGTCATGAACACAAGCACGGACACGGACATAAACACGGTCATCATCATGGTCATCACCATGGACACAAACACCAACACAAATGGCACGGAATCATCCACGGACATGGTCTCGATGCCGGACATGGCCTTAATGTCGAATCTCATGGATTCGAGCAGCCAGAAGCTGAAATTCACCACGGATTGGATATTGAACCTGAAGGCATCCATGCTGAAGGCTTAGATGTTGAAGCTGAACCTGAATCAGTTGAAGCTGAGCCTCATCACCAAGAAGAACCCGAGCATGTTGGTTTCAATATAGAATCATTCGGTCACGATGAACCCATTGTAGGTTTCAATTCAGAAATCAAACACGAGCCTCTTTTTGCTGGTGGACATGGTGTAACTCACGAATACCGACATTTTGGCCATGGAAGTGGACTGACAAACCctctgttttcaaaattaggaGGATTTCATGCCAACTTTCCcgaaatcaaaagaaaagaCGCCATTGTACAGTAA